In Candidatus Limnocylindria bacterium, the following proteins share a genomic window:
- a CDS encoding LuxR C-terminal-related transcriptional regulator has translation MTAPGIGLTARQAEVVGLVARGQTNKEIAARLRVSQRAVSAQLSRLMRKFDVPNRAGLIAAVMSAAGVGLPAGTAGPARTLGAQLQLVPADLAGVYENAPFMVAVSLGPSHVYSFVNRLAAQVAGRPADSLVGRSVREVYPDLDPRFASALDQVYATGTPWAAGDAVVEWTHPDGSSRKAKANLMFQPLRDAEGRVVGLLHIGAEGAEA, from the coding sequence ATGACTGCGCCGGGGATCGGTCTCACCGCCAGGCAGGCCGAAGTGGTCGGGCTGGTCGCGCGGGGCCAGACGAACAAGGAGATCGCGGCGCGCCTCCGCGTATCACAGCGCGCGGTCTCGGCGCAGCTCAGCCGACTGATGCGCAAATTCGACGTTCCGAACCGGGCCGGTCTCATCGCCGCGGTGATGTCAGCCGCGGGCGTTGGACTCCCGGCGGGCACGGCGGGTCCCGCGAGGACCCTCGGTGCGCAGCTCCAGCTTGTGCCTGCTGACCTCGCGGGCGTCTACGAGAACGCGCCGTTCATGGTCGCCGTGTCGCTCGGTCCAAGCCACGTGTATTCGTTCGTGAATCGACTCGCGGCGCAAGTGGCCGGTCGCCCGGCTGACAGCCTGGTCGGTCGCAGCGTTCGCGAGGTCTACCCGGATCTCGATCCGCGTTTCGCGTCCGCGCTCGATCAGGTCTACGCGACGGGAACGCCCTGGGCGGCCGGCGACGCGGTCGTCGAGTGGACCCACCCCGATGGCAGCAGCCGCAAAGCGAAGGCGAACCTCATGTTCCAGCCGCTGCGCGACGCGGAAGGGCGTGTCGTCGGGCTCCTCCACATCGGCGCCGAGGGCGCGGAGGCCTGA
- the recR gene encoding recombination mediator RecR, producing the protein MPSALARPLARLIDELSKLPGVGPKTAQRLAYHILRAPLPDADALAAAIRSVKTDLRYCSVCFNIAEADPCVICSSDERDGGVVCVVEEPLDVLAIERTGQYKGRYHVLHGAISPVNGVRPDDLKIAQLVQRVRAGGIEELILATNPNLEGEATSMYVAQLLAGTGVRVTRLARGLPMGGDLEYADEVTVSRALEGRRAL; encoded by the coding sequence ATGCCGAGCGCCCTCGCGCGCCCGCTCGCGCGTCTCATTGACGAGCTCTCGAAGCTCCCCGGCGTCGGACCCAAGACCGCGCAGCGGCTCGCGTATCACATCCTGCGCGCCCCGCTGCCGGATGCCGACGCGCTCGCGGCCGCTATCCGTTCGGTCAAGACCGATCTTCGCTACTGCTCGGTGTGCTTCAACATCGCGGAGGCCGACCCGTGCGTGATCTGCTCATCGGACGAGCGCGACGGCGGTGTCGTCTGCGTTGTCGAGGAGCCGCTCGACGTCCTCGCGATCGAGCGCACCGGTCAGTACAAGGGTCGCTACCACGTGCTGCACGGCGCGATATCCCCGGTCAACGGTGTCCGGCCCGATGATCTCAAGATCGCGCAGCTGGTCCAGCGGGTGCGCGCGGGCGGGATCGAGGAGCTCATCCTCGCGACCAATCCGAATCTCGAGGGTGAGGCGACGTCGATGTATGTCGCGCAGCTCTTGGCGGGGACCGGTGTGCGCGTCACGCGCCTGGCGCGCGGTCTCCCGATGGGCGGCGACCTCGAGTACGCCGACGAGGTGACGGTCAGCCGAGCGCTGGAGGGTCGACGGGCCCTCTAA
- a CDS encoding YbaB/EbfC family nucleoid-associated protein, translating into MKNMGDLQKMAREMQANMAKAQEELAAATVEGTAGGGAVVVVLTGTQDVRSIKIQKDAVDPDDVETLQDLVLAAFTDALKKSRELAAQRLGGVTGGLKIPGM; encoded by the coding sequence ATGAAGAACATGGGCGACCTGCAGAAGATGGCTCGCGAGATGCAAGCGAACATGGCCAAAGCGCAGGAGGAGCTCGCGGCCGCGACCGTCGAGGGCACCGCAGGCGGCGGCGCCGTGGTCGTCGTGCTCACCGGGACGCAGGACGTGAGGTCGATCAAGATCCAGAAGGACGCGGTCGACCCCGACGACGTCGAGACTCTTCAAGACCTCGTCCTCGCGGCATTCACGGATGCGCTGAAGAAGTCGCGCGAGCTCGCCGCACAGCGGCTCGGCGGCGTGACCGGCGGTCTGAAGATCCCCGGTATGTGA